The following proteins come from a genomic window of Sander vitreus isolate 19-12246 chromosome 14, sanVit1, whole genome shotgun sequence:
- the LOC144529303 gene encoding uncharacterized protein LOC144529303, translating into MTISCATGQVVPDSLHSKRNYWKLDPSQITAKMVRRHFKGILQLFPELACKVETENVSRPPQHCSALHSPEPAACTAVQIRCEVKFSSPFSIESLLKRDGPSARASRASPLSSVRVRVEQQPRSTHRRVGTKRSFSWDSEELLLLQASAGSSPICSTGGSTHHGLTANAAAQPIRMDVCSDPSFPVYTRASAAPYSTSPHSSYITYPVPAFTHDALRFWL; encoded by the exons ATGaccatcag ttgcgccactGGTCAAG TGGTCCCAGATTCTCTGCACAGTAAGAGAAACTACTGGAAACTGGATCCCAGTCAGATCACAGCAAAGATGGTGCGTCGTCACTTCAAAGGAATCCTGCAGCTCTTCCCCGAGTTGGCCTGCAAAGTGGAAACGGAGAACGTGAGCAGACCACCCCAGCACTGCTCAGCTCTCCACTCTCCTGAACCTGCAGCCTGCACAGCTGTTCAGATCAGATGTGAGGTGAAGTTCAGCAGTCCTTTCTCCATTGAATCCCTCCTGAAGAGAGACGGTCCCTCTGCTCGGGCCTCCAGAGCGTCTCCTCTGTCCAGTGTGCGGGTCAGAGTGGAGCAGCAGCCTCGGTCCACACACAGACGAGTTGGGACAAAGAGGAGCTTCAGCTGGGACTCTGAGGAGCTTCTCCTCCTTCAAGCTTCAGCTGGAAGTTCCCCCATCTGCTCAACAGGGGGCAGCACACACCATGGACTCACTGCTAATGCAGCTGCTCAGCCCATCAGGATGGATGTGTGCTCTGATCCCTCATTCCCTGTCTACACAAGAGCCAGTGCTGCTCCTTATTCCACCAGCCCACACAGCAGTTACATCACTTACCCTGTACCCGCATTTACCCATGATGCTCTCCGTTTCTGGTTGTAA
- the LOC144528596 gene encoding catenin beta-1-like isoform X1 produces MATQSDLMELDMAMGDSKAAVTQWQQQSYLDSGIQSGVTTTAPSLSGKGNPDAEEDDPILYDWEFNQPFTPEPTDIEGYAMTRAQRVRAAMFPETLEEGIQIPPTQLDAAQPTAVQRLAEPSQMLKHAVVNLINYQDDAELATRAIPELTKLLNDEDQVVVNKAAVMVHQLSKKEASRHALMRSPQMVSAVVRAMQNTGDVETARCSAGTLHNLSHHREGLLAIFKSGGIPALVKMLGSPVDSVLFYAITTLHNLLLHQEGAKMAVRLAGGLQKMVALLSNTNVKFLAITTDCLQILAYGNQESKLIILASGGPQALVNIMRTFTYEKLLWTTSRVLKVLSVCSSNKPAIVEAGGMQALGLHLTDHSQRLVQNCLWTLRNLSDAATKQEGMEGLLGTLVQLLGSDDINVVTCAAGILSNLTCNNYSNKLMVCQVGGIEALVRTVLRAGDREDITEPAVCALRHLTSRHQDAEMAQNAVRLHYGLPVVVKLLHPPSHWPLIKATVGLIRNLALCPANHSALREQGAIPRLVQLLVRAHQDTQRRTSMGGNQQQFVEGVRMEEIVEGCTGALHILARDVHNRIVIRGLNTIPLFVQLLYSPVENIQRVAAGVLCELAQDKEAAEAIEAEGATAPLTELLHSRNEGVATYAAAVLFRMSEDKPQDYKKRLSVELTSSLFRTEPMAWNETGDLGLDMGAQGDPLAYRQDDVAYRAYPAAYGQDSLLDPMMEGADYHADTLPDLGHHTDPLPDLGHTQDLMDSNQLAWFDTDL; encoded by the exons ATGGCTACCCAGT CTGATTTGATGGAGTTGGACATGGCAATGGGAGACAGCAAGGCTGCAGTGACCCAGTGGCAGCAGCAGTCCTACCTGGATTCAGGAATTCAGTCTGGAGTCACCACCACAGCCCCATCTCTGAGTGGCAAGGGGAACCCTGATGCTGAGGAGGATGATCCAATTCTCTATGACTGGGAGTTCAACCAGCCCTTCACTCCTGAGCCCACAG ACATTGAGGGGTATGCCATGACCCGGGCCCAGCGTGTGCGTGCTGCCATGTTCCCCGAGACCTTGGAGGAGGGGATCCAGATCCCACCTACCCAGCTGGATGCTGCCCAACCCACAGCAGTGCAGCGCCTGGCAGAGCCTTCTCAGATGCTGAAGCATGCTGTGGTCAACCTCATTAACTATCAAGATGATGCTGAGCTGGCCACTCGTGCCATCCCTGAGCTTACCAAACTGCTCAATGATGAGGACCAG GTTGTTGTGAATAAAGCAGCTGTAATGGTGCATCAGTTGTCAAAGAAGGAGGCGTCCCGCCACGCCCTGATGCGTTCCCCACAAATGGTTTCGGCCGTTGTTCGTGCCATGCAGAACACTGGTGACGTGGAGACAGCTCGCTGCTCTGCTGGCACCTTGCACAACCTTTCCCACCATCGTGAGGGTCTCCTTGCAATCTTCAAGTCTGGAGGCATTCCTGCCCTGGTCAAGATGTTGGG CTCGCCAGTTGACAGTGTTTTGTTCTACGCCATCACCACGCTCCACAACCTGTTGTTGCATCAGGAAGGGGCAAAGATGGCGGTGCGCCTGGCTGGAGGACTGCAGAAGATGGTGGCCCTGTTGTCTAACACCAATGTCAAGTTCCTGGCAATCACTACGGACTGCCTGCAGATCCTTGCATATGGCAACCAGGAAAGCAAG CTAATCATTCTGGCCAGCGGCGGTCCCCAGGCCCTGGTCAACATCATGAGGACCTTTACATATGAGAAACTGCTGTGGACCACAAGCAGAGTGCTCAAGGTGCTCTCTGTTTGTTCAAGCAACAAGCCTGCTATCGTAGAGGCTG GAGGCATGCAGGCCTTGGGACTTCACCTGACAGACCACAGCCAGCGTCTGGTCCAGAACTGCCTCTGGACTCTGAGGAATCTTTCAGATGCTGCCACTAAACAG GAGGGTATGGAGGGTCTCCTGGGGACCCTGGTCCAGCTGCTGGGCAGTGATGACATCAATGTAGTGACATGTGCTGCTGGCATCCTCTCCAACCTGACCTGCAACAACTATAGTAACAAACTCATGGTCTGCCAG GTTGGCGGCATTGAGGCTCTGGTACGAACCGTGCTCAGGGCCGGTGACAGAGAGGACATCACAGAGCCAGCAGTCTGTGCCCTGCGTCACCTGACCTCCCGCCACCAGGATGCTGAGATGGCCCAGAATGCTGTGCGCCTTCATTACGGCCTGCCAGTGGTGGTCAAGCTACTGCACCCTCCGTCCCACTGGCCACTAATCAAG GCCACAGTTGGTCTGATCCGCAATCTGGCTCTTTGCCCAGCCAACCACAGTGCTCTGCGGGAGCAGGGAGCCATCCCCCGACTGGTCCAACTGCTTGTCAGGGCTCACCAGGACACCCAAAGGCGCACCAGCATGGGGGGCAACCAGCAGCAGTTTGTG GAAGGTGTGCGTATGGAGGAAATTGTGGAAGGCTGCACAGGAGCTCTGCACATCCTGGCCCGGGATGTCCACAACAGAATTGTCATCAGAGGGCTCAACACCATTCCACTCTTTGTCCAG TTGCTGTATTCACCAGTGGAGAATATCCAGCGTGTGGCAGCAGGTGTGCTGTGTGAACTGGCTCAGGACAAAGAAGCTGCTGAGGCAATCGAAGCTGAAGGAGCCACTGCACCCCTCACTGAGCTGCTGCACTCCCGTAATGAGGGCGTTG CAACCTATGCTGCAGCTGTCCTGTTCCGCATGTCTGAGGACAAGCCCCAGGACTACAAGAAACGTCTGTCAGTGGAGCTGACCAGCTCTTTGTTCAGAACTGAGCCCATGGCCTGGAATGAG ACTGGAGACCTGGGACTGGATATGGGAGCTCAGGGAGACCCTCTGGCTTACAGGCAGGATG ATGTAGCCTACCGGGCCTACCCAGCAGCCTACGGCCAGGACTCCCTTTTGGACCCCATGATGGAAGGTGCTGACTACCATGCTGACACTCTGCCCGACCTGGGCCACCACACTGATCCGTTGCCAGACCTTGGCCACACCCAAGACCTGATGGACAGCAACCAGCTGGCCTGGTTTGACACCGACCTGTAG
- the LOC144528596 gene encoding catenin beta-1-like isoform X2, with product MELDMAMGDSKAAVTQWQQQSYLDSGIQSGVTTTAPSLSGKGNPDAEEDDPILYDWEFNQPFTPEPTDIEGYAMTRAQRVRAAMFPETLEEGIQIPPTQLDAAQPTAVQRLAEPSQMLKHAVVNLINYQDDAELATRAIPELTKLLNDEDQVVVNKAAVMVHQLSKKEASRHALMRSPQMVSAVVRAMQNTGDVETARCSAGTLHNLSHHREGLLAIFKSGGIPALVKMLGSPVDSVLFYAITTLHNLLLHQEGAKMAVRLAGGLQKMVALLSNTNVKFLAITTDCLQILAYGNQESKLIILASGGPQALVNIMRTFTYEKLLWTTSRVLKVLSVCSSNKPAIVEAGGMQALGLHLTDHSQRLVQNCLWTLRNLSDAATKQEGMEGLLGTLVQLLGSDDINVVTCAAGILSNLTCNNYSNKLMVCQVGGIEALVRTVLRAGDREDITEPAVCALRHLTSRHQDAEMAQNAVRLHYGLPVVVKLLHPPSHWPLIKATVGLIRNLALCPANHSALREQGAIPRLVQLLVRAHQDTQRRTSMGGNQQQFVEGVRMEEIVEGCTGALHILARDVHNRIVIRGLNTIPLFVQLLYSPVENIQRVAAGVLCELAQDKEAAEAIEAEGATAPLTELLHSRNEGVATYAAAVLFRMSEDKPQDYKKRLSVELTSSLFRTEPMAWNETGDLGLDMGAQGDPLAYRQDDVAYRAYPAAYGQDSLLDPMMEGADYHADTLPDLGHHTDPLPDLGHTQDLMDSNQLAWFDTDL from the exons ATGGAGTTGGACATGGCAATGGGAGACAGCAAGGCTGCAGTGACCCAGTGGCAGCAGCAGTCCTACCTGGATTCAGGAATTCAGTCTGGAGTCACCACCACAGCCCCATCTCTGAGTGGCAAGGGGAACCCTGATGCTGAGGAGGATGATCCAATTCTCTATGACTGGGAGTTCAACCAGCCCTTCACTCCTGAGCCCACAG ACATTGAGGGGTATGCCATGACCCGGGCCCAGCGTGTGCGTGCTGCCATGTTCCCCGAGACCTTGGAGGAGGGGATCCAGATCCCACCTACCCAGCTGGATGCTGCCCAACCCACAGCAGTGCAGCGCCTGGCAGAGCCTTCTCAGATGCTGAAGCATGCTGTGGTCAACCTCATTAACTATCAAGATGATGCTGAGCTGGCCACTCGTGCCATCCCTGAGCTTACCAAACTGCTCAATGATGAGGACCAG GTTGTTGTGAATAAAGCAGCTGTAATGGTGCATCAGTTGTCAAAGAAGGAGGCGTCCCGCCACGCCCTGATGCGTTCCCCACAAATGGTTTCGGCCGTTGTTCGTGCCATGCAGAACACTGGTGACGTGGAGACAGCTCGCTGCTCTGCTGGCACCTTGCACAACCTTTCCCACCATCGTGAGGGTCTCCTTGCAATCTTCAAGTCTGGAGGCATTCCTGCCCTGGTCAAGATGTTGGG CTCGCCAGTTGACAGTGTTTTGTTCTACGCCATCACCACGCTCCACAACCTGTTGTTGCATCAGGAAGGGGCAAAGATGGCGGTGCGCCTGGCTGGAGGACTGCAGAAGATGGTGGCCCTGTTGTCTAACACCAATGTCAAGTTCCTGGCAATCACTACGGACTGCCTGCAGATCCTTGCATATGGCAACCAGGAAAGCAAG CTAATCATTCTGGCCAGCGGCGGTCCCCAGGCCCTGGTCAACATCATGAGGACCTTTACATATGAGAAACTGCTGTGGACCACAAGCAGAGTGCTCAAGGTGCTCTCTGTTTGTTCAAGCAACAAGCCTGCTATCGTAGAGGCTG GAGGCATGCAGGCCTTGGGACTTCACCTGACAGACCACAGCCAGCGTCTGGTCCAGAACTGCCTCTGGACTCTGAGGAATCTTTCAGATGCTGCCACTAAACAG GAGGGTATGGAGGGTCTCCTGGGGACCCTGGTCCAGCTGCTGGGCAGTGATGACATCAATGTAGTGACATGTGCTGCTGGCATCCTCTCCAACCTGACCTGCAACAACTATAGTAACAAACTCATGGTCTGCCAG GTTGGCGGCATTGAGGCTCTGGTACGAACCGTGCTCAGGGCCGGTGACAGAGAGGACATCACAGAGCCAGCAGTCTGTGCCCTGCGTCACCTGACCTCCCGCCACCAGGATGCTGAGATGGCCCAGAATGCTGTGCGCCTTCATTACGGCCTGCCAGTGGTGGTCAAGCTACTGCACCCTCCGTCCCACTGGCCACTAATCAAG GCCACAGTTGGTCTGATCCGCAATCTGGCTCTTTGCCCAGCCAACCACAGTGCTCTGCGGGAGCAGGGAGCCATCCCCCGACTGGTCCAACTGCTTGTCAGGGCTCACCAGGACACCCAAAGGCGCACCAGCATGGGGGGCAACCAGCAGCAGTTTGTG GAAGGTGTGCGTATGGAGGAAATTGTGGAAGGCTGCACAGGAGCTCTGCACATCCTGGCCCGGGATGTCCACAACAGAATTGTCATCAGAGGGCTCAACACCATTCCACTCTTTGTCCAG TTGCTGTATTCACCAGTGGAGAATATCCAGCGTGTGGCAGCAGGTGTGCTGTGTGAACTGGCTCAGGACAAAGAAGCTGCTGAGGCAATCGAAGCTGAAGGAGCCACTGCACCCCTCACTGAGCTGCTGCACTCCCGTAATGAGGGCGTTG CAACCTATGCTGCAGCTGTCCTGTTCCGCATGTCTGAGGACAAGCCCCAGGACTACAAGAAACGTCTGTCAGTGGAGCTGACCAGCTCTTTGTTCAGAACTGAGCCCATGGCCTGGAATGAG ACTGGAGACCTGGGACTGGATATGGGAGCTCAGGGAGACCCTCTGGCTTACAGGCAGGATG ATGTAGCCTACCGGGCCTACCCAGCAGCCTACGGCCAGGACTCCCTTTTGGACCCCATGATGGAAGGTGCTGACTACCATGCTGACACTCTGCCCGACCTGGGCCACCACACTGATCCGTTGCCAGACCTTGGCCACACCCAAGACCTGATGGACAGCAACCAGCTGGCCTGGTTTGACACCGACCTGTAG
- the dync1li1 gene encoding cytoplasmic dynein 1 light intermediate chain 1 isoform X2, whose translation MTDRTYGEVGSGKTALVAKLQGVEEFMKGRGLEYLYFSVHDDDIDDQTRCNAWVLDGDLYHKGLQGVAVPVDSIGNTLLLITVDMSRPWNALDSLQKWAAVAREHIDKLRVAPETLRELEHRLVKQFQEYTEPGSGEDGTLQRRSEEEESVLLPLGDNTLTHNLGIPVVVVCTKCDAISTLEKEHDYRDEHLDLIQSHIRRFCLQYGASLVYTSVKEMKNLDILYKYLVHRLYGFPFHCPAQVVERDAVFIPSGWDNEKKIAILHENFQTVKADDSFEEVIVKPPVRKIVHEKEIQAEDDQVFLVKLQSLLAKQPAVTAGRPVDTTSRAPTGSPRTSNRSAAANVANAMPQSGQTSEGVLANFFNSLLTKKAGTGGPGTPGGGNNTPGTVRKSGSKLGLSDVQAELDRISSRETDSDLPNANDTPATDGQDT comes from the exons ATGACGGACAGGACTTATG gtgaGGTGGGTTCGGGGAAGACAGCCTTGGTTGCAAAACTGCAGGGGGTTGAAGAGTTCATGAAAGGGCGTGGCCTGGAATACCTCTACTTCAGTGTCCATGACGACGACATTGATG acCAAACTAGGTGTAATGCCTGGGTGTTAGACGGAGACCTTTACCACAAAGGTCTGCAGGGAGTAGCTGTGCCAGTGGACTCAATCGGCAACACGTTGCTGCTGATAACAGTTGACATGTCGCGGCCATGGAACGCCCTGGACTCTCTCCAGAAGTGGGCCGCCGTCGCTAGGGAACACATCGATAAACTCCGGGTCGCCCCGGAAACACTGCGGGAGCTGGAGCACAGAC TTGTAAAACAGTTCCAGGAGTACACAGAGCCAGGCAGTGGGGAGGATGGCACCCTGCAGAGGAGgagtgaagaggaggagagtgtGCTACTGCCGTTAGGAgacaacacactcacacacaacctGGGAATACCAGTGGTGGTGGTCTGCaccaag TGTGACGCCATCAGTACATTGGAGAAGGAGCACGACTACAGAGACGAACACCTGGACCTCATCCAGTCTCACATCAGACGTTTCTGTCTGCAGT ACGGTGCATCTCTGGTTTACACATCAGTGAAGGAGATGAAAAACCTGGACATCCTGTACAAATATCTGGTCCACAGACTGTACGGCTTTCCCTTCCACTGCCCGGCACAAGTGGTGGAAAGAGATGCTGTCTTCAT TCCATCAGGTTGGGACAATGAAAAGAAGATTGCCATACTTCACGAGAACTTTCAGACAGTAAAAGCAGACGACAGCTTTGAGGAAGTAATAGTCAAACCGCCAGTCAGAAAG ATTGTACATGAAAAGGAGATTCAGGCAGAAGATGACCAAGTGTTTCTGGTAAAACTGCAG TCGCTGCTTGCCAAACAGCCCGCTGTGACAGCAGGGCGACCAGTG GACACCACCAGTAGAGCACCCACTGGCTCCCCCAGGACGAGTAATCGTTCCGCAGCGGCCAACGTAGCTAACGCCATGCCACAGTCGG GTCAGACTAGTGAGGGTGTGTTGGCCAACTTCTTCAACAGTCTACTGACAAAGAAAGCAGGGACAGGGGGGCCCGGGACGCCAGGTGGCGGTAACAACACACCAGGAACAGTACGCAAGTCAG GTTCAAAGCTGGGCCTAAGCGACGTACAGGCGGAGCTGGACCGCATATCCAGCCGGGAGACCGACTCAGACTTGCCCAATGCCAACGACACCCCTGCCACCGACGGCCAGGACACATGA
- the dync1li1 gene encoding cytoplasmic dynein 1 light intermediate chain 1 isoform X1 codes for MATSGRSALLSSTSTGPKSTLENSNPEEDDGQDLWSTILSEVSTHSRSKLPSGKNVLVMGEVGSGKTALVAKLQGVEEFMKGRGLEYLYFSVHDDDIDDQTRCNAWVLDGDLYHKGLQGVAVPVDSIGNTLLLITVDMSRPWNALDSLQKWAAVAREHIDKLRVAPETLRELEHRLVKQFQEYTEPGSGEDGTLQRRSEEEESVLLPLGDNTLTHNLGIPVVVVCTKCDAISTLEKEHDYRDEHLDLIQSHIRRFCLQYGASLVYTSVKEMKNLDILYKYLVHRLYGFPFHCPAQVVERDAVFIPSGWDNEKKIAILHENFQTVKADDSFEEVIVKPPVRKIVHEKEIQAEDDQVFLVKLQSLLAKQPAVTAGRPVDTTSRAPTGSPRTSNRSAAANVANAMPQSGQTSEGVLANFFNSLLTKKAGTGGPGTPGGGNNTPGTVRKSGSKLGLSDVQAELDRISSRETDSDLPNANDTPATDGQDT; via the exons ATGGCGACTTCAGGGAGGAGTGCATTATTATCCTCCACCTCAACTGGACCTAAGAGCACACTGGAGAACTCCAACCCAGAGGAGGATGACGGACAGGACTTATG gtCCACCATCCTGAGTGAAGTGTCAACCCATTCAAGATCTAAGCTACCGTCTGGGAAAAATGTCCTGGTTATGG gtgaGGTGGGTTCGGGGAAGACAGCCTTGGTTGCAAAACTGCAGGGGGTTGAAGAGTTCATGAAAGGGCGTGGCCTGGAATACCTCTACTTCAGTGTCCATGACGACGACATTGATG acCAAACTAGGTGTAATGCCTGGGTGTTAGACGGAGACCTTTACCACAAAGGTCTGCAGGGAGTAGCTGTGCCAGTGGACTCAATCGGCAACACGTTGCTGCTGATAACAGTTGACATGTCGCGGCCATGGAACGCCCTGGACTCTCTCCAGAAGTGGGCCGCCGTCGCTAGGGAACACATCGATAAACTCCGGGTCGCCCCGGAAACACTGCGGGAGCTGGAGCACAGAC TTGTAAAACAGTTCCAGGAGTACACAGAGCCAGGCAGTGGGGAGGATGGCACCCTGCAGAGGAGgagtgaagaggaggagagtgtGCTACTGCCGTTAGGAgacaacacactcacacacaacctGGGAATACCAGTGGTGGTGGTCTGCaccaag TGTGACGCCATCAGTACATTGGAGAAGGAGCACGACTACAGAGACGAACACCTGGACCTCATCCAGTCTCACATCAGACGTTTCTGTCTGCAGT ACGGTGCATCTCTGGTTTACACATCAGTGAAGGAGATGAAAAACCTGGACATCCTGTACAAATATCTGGTCCACAGACTGTACGGCTTTCCCTTCCACTGCCCGGCACAAGTGGTGGAAAGAGATGCTGTCTTCAT TCCATCAGGTTGGGACAATGAAAAGAAGATTGCCATACTTCACGAGAACTTTCAGACAGTAAAAGCAGACGACAGCTTTGAGGAAGTAATAGTCAAACCGCCAGTCAGAAAG ATTGTACATGAAAAGGAGATTCAGGCAGAAGATGACCAAGTGTTTCTGGTAAAACTGCAG TCGCTGCTTGCCAAACAGCCCGCTGTGACAGCAGGGCGACCAGTG GACACCACCAGTAGAGCACCCACTGGCTCCCCCAGGACGAGTAATCGTTCCGCAGCGGCCAACGTAGCTAACGCCATGCCACAGTCGG GTCAGACTAGTGAGGGTGTGTTGGCCAACTTCTTCAACAGTCTACTGACAAAGAAAGCAGGGACAGGGGGGCCCGGGACGCCAGGTGGCGGTAACAACACACCAGGAACAGTACGCAAGTCAG GTTCAAAGCTGGGCCTAAGCGACGTACAGGCGGAGCTGGACCGCATATCCAGCCGGGAGACCGACTCAGACTTGCCCAATGCCAACGACACCCCTGCCACCGACGGCCAGGACACATGA